Proteins co-encoded in one Polynucleobacter sp. MG-6-Vaara-E2 genomic window:
- the msrP gene encoding protein-methionine-sulfoxide reductase catalytic subunit MsrP — MSFIDKTIVASDITPKAVFENRRTLIKAAAAGSFGAVLAPWFSREALAATPEKLSATLNSTYSTKDEATPYKYVTSYNNFYEFGTDKSDPAANAGSLQTRPWTISIEGLVKKPVTLDIDALLKLAPMEERVYRMRCVEGWSMVIPWDGYSLSKLIDKVEPLGSAKYVEFISLADRKQMPGISSNIINWPYREGLRMDEAMNPLTLLTFGLYGEVLPKQNGAPVRIVVPWKYGFKSAKSIVKIRFTEEMPKTSWNQFDAREYGFYSNVNPLVDHPRWSQATERRIGDPKGMFAPKIKTQMFNGYADQVASMYAGMDLKKYY, encoded by the coding sequence ATGAGCTTTATTGATAAAACCATTGTTGCTAGTGACATCACGCCAAAAGCGGTGTTTGAAAATCGCCGTACCTTAATCAAGGCTGCCGCTGCTGGTAGTTTTGGAGCAGTCTTGGCGCCTTGGTTTTCGAGAGAGGCATTAGCAGCTACTCCAGAAAAGTTGAGCGCTACACTCAATTCGACCTACAGTACTAAAGATGAAGCAACGCCATATAAATATGTGACGAGCTATAACAACTTCTATGAGTTTGGCACTGATAAATCAGATCCAGCAGCCAATGCTGGAAGTTTGCAAACGAGGCCCTGGACTATCTCTATCGAAGGTTTGGTAAAAAAACCAGTAACACTCGATATTGATGCTTTACTCAAGTTGGCGCCCATGGAAGAGCGTGTTTATCGTATGCGCTGTGTCGAAGGTTGGTCAATGGTTATTCCATGGGATGGATATTCGCTTTCCAAGTTGATTGATAAAGTAGAGCCATTGGGTTCGGCCAAGTATGTAGAATTTATTTCATTGGCAGATCGCAAACAAATGCCAGGAATCAGCAGCAATATCATTAATTGGCCTTACCGCGAAGGTTTGCGTATGGATGAGGCTATGAATCCCTTGACGCTTCTCACCTTTGGTCTATATGGCGAGGTTCTACCTAAGCAAAATGGTGCTCCAGTGCGCATCGTGGTGCCCTGGAAATATGGGTTTAAGAGCGCAAAATCGATTGTCAAAATTCGGTTTACAGAAGAGATGCCTAAAACTAGCTGGAATCAATTCGATGCGCGAGAGTATGGCTTTTACTCGAACGTAAACCCACTGGTTGATCATCCGCGCTGGAGTCAAGCGACAGAGCGTCGTATTGGCGATCCAAAAGGCATGTTTGCTCCGAAGATCAAAACGCAAATGTTTAATGGATATGCCGATCAAGTCGCCAGCATGTATGCTGGTATGGATTTGAAAAAATACTATTAA
- a CDS encoding lipocalin family protein, translating to MRKIYSAGVVALLSSFFLFSSSPGYSQSVDAPVKTIPSLDVPRYLGTWYEIAKFPNWFQKKCVSNTQAVYSLRSDGNLKVLNSCKQADGAISQAEGLARQIGAKDSPKLEVRFAPAWLAFLPMVWGDYWVIDLDPQYQVAVVSDPKREYLWILSRTPNMDKRTYEELLSRLQAQQFDIRKLELTSQAVETQKN from the coding sequence ATGAGAAAAATTTACTCGGCGGGAGTTGTTGCACTCCTTAGCAGCTTCTTTCTATTCAGTAGTTCGCCTGGCTATAGCCAAAGTGTTGATGCACCAGTTAAAACGATTCCATCGTTAGATGTACCTCGCTACCTGGGAACCTGGTATGAGATTGCCAAGTTTCCGAATTGGTTTCAGAAAAAATGTGTCAGCAATACGCAGGCAGTCTATTCGCTCCGATCTGACGGTAATCTCAAAGTGCTCAATAGTTGTAAGCAAGCAGATGGAGCAATTTCTCAGGCTGAGGGCTTAGCTCGGCAAATTGGTGCCAAGGATTCGCCTAAGCTTGAAGTGCGTTTTGCGCCAGCTTGGTTAGCTTTTTTGCCCATGGTTTGGGGTGACTATTGGGTCATTGATCTTGACCCTCAGTATCAGGTCGCTGTTGTGAGCGATCCTAAACGTGAGTATCTTTGGATTCTTTCTAGAACTCCAAACATGGATAAAAGAACTTATGAAGAATTGCTTTCTCGTTTGCAAGCCCAGCAATTTGATATACGTAAACTAGAGCTCACTTCGCAAGCAGTAGAAACCCAGAAGAACTAA
- a CDS encoding MBL fold metallo-hydrolase, whose translation MSILTLPPGIEVFERGWLSANNIFHFGDSDVSLVDSGYYTHQAMTINLVRNALEKHGLKTLNKVVNTHLHSDHCGGNAELVKTFACEVGIPAAEALAVQDWNEELLSYQNLGQECPRFKHDDLLIPGQDIVLGRYTWKILAAPGHDPHSVMLYQEQHGILISADALWEEGFGVIFPELWGEPGFEEVAQTLDLIEDLSILLVIPGHGKVFTDVAKSIATARSRLDYLASDPDRNARHGAKVLLKYKLIEWQSKDLNEVIDWIGSTPALKSAANQLNMDTEEFSQWLPQALVKSGAAILDGKYLIDQV comes from the coding sequence TTGAGCATATTGACTTTGCCTCCAGGAATTGAGGTATTCGAGCGAGGCTGGTTATCTGCAAATAATATTTTTCATTTCGGCGATAGTGACGTTTCTTTAGTCGATAGTGGCTACTACACTCATCAAGCCATGACCATTAATTTAGTGCGTAATGCGCTAGAAAAACATGGACTCAAGACCTTAAATAAAGTTGTTAATACACATCTTCATTCAGATCACTGCGGAGGAAATGCTGAGCTGGTTAAGACTTTTGCTTGCGAAGTCGGTATTCCTGCTGCGGAGGCATTAGCAGTACAAGACTGGAATGAAGAATTATTAAGCTATCAAAACCTAGGTCAAGAATGTCCTCGCTTCAAGCATGATGATTTGCTGATCCCCGGACAAGACATTGTGTTGGGGCGCTATACGTGGAAAATACTGGCAGCACCAGGCCATGATCCCCATTCAGTCATGCTCTATCAAGAGCAGCACGGTATTTTGATTTCTGCTGATGCGCTGTGGGAAGAGGGGTTTGGCGTTATTTTCCCAGAGCTCTGGGGTGAGCCTGGCTTTGAAGAGGTGGCACAGACTTTAGATCTCATTGAGGATCTTTCTATCTTGCTTGTAATACCAGGGCATGGAAAAGTATTTACCGATGTTGCTAAATCGATTGCAACGGCTCGATCAAGATTGGATTACTTAGCATCGGATCCTGACCGTAACGCCCGCCATGGGGCGAAAGTATTGCTAAAGTACAAATTGATCGAATGGCAATCCAAAGATCTCAACGAGGTTATTGATTGGATTGGGAGCACTCCAGCGCTGAAGAGTGCAGCAAATCAGCTTAATATGGATACAGAAGAGTTTTCCCAATGGTTGCCACAAGCTTTGGTGAAGTCAGGGGCAGCCATATTGGATGGCAAATATTTAATCGATCAAGTTTAA
- a CDS encoding SDR family NAD(P)-dependent oxidoreductase, which yields MEHTVLVTGATAGFGEATARRFLAHGHKVIAVGRRTERLEALKASLPADQQKKLLTLAVDVCDSAKVDALASNLPPEFAKVTVLVNNAGLALGLEPAHKAFLSDWDKMIDTNIKGLVHMSRAFLPGMVERKCGHVINLGSVAANYPYPGGNVYGGTKAFVKQFSLNLRADLIGTPVRVTCIEPGMCAGTEFSNVRFKGDDDKASKVYDGVKALSADDVAEAIYWSATLPSHMNINVLELMPVQQAFNPFNIHRGEL from the coding sequence ATGGAACATACCGTTTTAGTGACTGGTGCTACCGCTGGTTTTGGTGAAGCAACTGCGCGCCGTTTTTTAGCTCACGGCCATAAAGTGATTGCGGTTGGCAGAAGAACCGAGCGTCTTGAGGCTCTCAAAGCATCTTTGCCTGCAGACCAACAGAAAAAATTACTGACTCTCGCTGTAGATGTTTGTGATAGCGCCAAAGTAGACGCTTTAGCAAGCAACTTACCTCCTGAATTTGCTAAGGTCACTGTTCTTGTGAATAACGCTGGTCTCGCTTTAGGCCTCGAGCCTGCTCATAAGGCTTTCTTGAGCGACTGGGACAAAATGATTGATACCAACATTAAAGGCTTGGTTCATATGAGCCGTGCGTTCTTGCCTGGTATGGTTGAACGAAAGTGTGGTCATGTGATTAATTTGGGGTCGGTAGCGGCGAACTATCCCTATCCTGGCGGCAATGTTTATGGTGGCACTAAAGCCTTTGTAAAGCAGTTCAGCTTGAACTTGCGTGCTGATTTAATTGGGACTCCAGTGCGTGTGACATGTATTGAGCCTGGTATGTGCGCAGGTACGGAGTTTTCTAATGTGCGCTTTAAGGGCGACGACGATAAAGCTAGTAAGGTTTATGATGGCGTAAAAGCTTTAAGTGCCGATGATGTTGCTGAGGCAATTTATTGGTCAGCTACTTTGCCAAGTCACATGAATATTAATGTTTTAGAACTTATGCCAGTTCAACAAGCATTTAACCCTTTCAATATTCAC